In one Arenibacter antarcticus genomic region, the following are encoded:
- the rfbB gene encoding dTDP-glucose 4,6-dehydratase — MNILVTGGAGFIGSHLVRRLVNSYPNYHIYNLDALTYAGNLENLTDVESASNYTFIKGDITDADVIESLFLKYKFDGVIHLAAESHVDRSITDPLAFVKTNVMGTVNLLNSFKSIWSDNFAGKRFYHVSTDEVYGSLGKTGLFTETTSYDPNSPYSASKASSDHFVRAYGETYGLPYVISNCSNNYGPHHFPEKLIPLFINNIIQNQPLPVYGDGNYTRDWLYVEDHARAIDLVYHKGQNTETYNIGGFNEWKNIDLVKLLCQQMDDKLGRPSGDSEKLITYVKDRPGHDLRYAIDASKINQELGWEPSVTFEEGLAKTIDWYLANEAWLARVTSGAYQTYYKKQYQ, encoded by the coding sequence ATGAACATATTAGTTACCGGTGGGGCTGGATTTATAGGTTCCCATTTGGTTAGAAGGTTAGTGAATTCGTATCCAAATTATCATATTTACAATTTGGACGCCTTGACATATGCCGGAAATCTAGAGAATTTAACAGATGTGGAATCGGCTTCAAATTATACCTTTATCAAAGGAGATATTACGGATGCCGATGTAATAGAATCCCTTTTTTTGAAGTATAAGTTTGACGGTGTTATCCATTTGGCGGCGGAATCTCATGTAGATCGATCTATTACCGATCCTTTGGCTTTTGTAAAAACCAATGTAATGGGAACCGTAAATTTGTTGAACTCCTTCAAATCTATTTGGAGTGATAATTTTGCTGGAAAGCGGTTTTATCACGTAAGTACTGATGAAGTATATGGTTCTTTGGGGAAGACTGGGTTGTTTACAGAAACTACTTCCTACGACCCAAACTCTCCTTATTCTGCCTCCAAGGCCAGTTCCGATCATTTTGTTAGGGCTTATGGCGAAACCTATGGTTTGCCTTATGTAATCAGTAATTGTTCTAACAATTACGGCCCCCATCATTTTCCGGAGAAGTTAATTCCCTTATTTATAAATAATATTATCCAAAATCAGCCCCTACCGGTGTATGGAGACGGGAATTACACTAGAGATTGGCTTTATGTAGAAGATCATGCCAGGGCAATAGACCTAGTATATCATAAGGGACAAAACACCGAAACCTATAACATTGGCGGTTTTAATGAATGGAAAAACATCGATTTGGTAAAATTGCTGTGCCAACAAATGGATGATAAACTGGGAAGGCCATCCGGGGATAGCGAAAAACTGATCACCTACGTAAAGGACAGACCGGGGCACGACCTGCGTTATGCCATTGATGCCTCCAAAATAAACCAGGAACTGGGTTGGGAACCCTCCGTTACCTTTGAAGAAGGTTTGGCAAAAACAATCGACTGGTATTTGGCCAATGAGGCGTGGTTAGCACGTGTTACCTCTGGAGCATATCAAACCTATTATAAGAAACAATACCAGTAA
- the rfbA gene encoding glucose-1-phosphate thymidylyltransferase RfbA has protein sequence MKGIILAGGSGTRLHPLTLSVSKQLMPIYDKPMIYYPLSTLMYAGIREILIISTPKDLPLFKELLGDGKKYGCSFQYAVQAEPNGLAEAFIIGEEFIGKDKVALILGDNIFYGSGLAKLLQANNDPEGGIIYAYRVHDPERYGVVEFNTEGKAISIEEKPETPKSNYAVPGIYFYDNEVVEIAKNIAPSHRGELEITDVNKVYLERNKLSVSILDRGTAWLDTGTFASLMQASQFVEVIEERQGLKIGAIEAAAYEMGYINKLQFKALAEPLMKSGYGKNLLGILNNN, from the coding sequence ATGAAAGGAATCATTCTCGCAGGAGGCTCAGGAACCCGATTACATCCACTTACCTTAAGTGTAAGCAAACAATTGATGCCTATATATGATAAACCAATGATCTATTATCCGTTATCTACTTTGATGTATGCGGGTATTAGAGAGATATTGATAATTTCCACACCTAAAGACCTACCGTTGTTTAAGGAACTCTTAGGAGATGGCAAAAAATACGGATGTTCCTTTCAATATGCGGTTCAAGCAGAACCAAATGGACTGGCAGAAGCATTTATTATTGGAGAAGAATTTATTGGAAAAGATAAAGTAGCGCTGATATTGGGGGATAATATTTTTTATGGCTCCGGATTGGCAAAATTATTACAGGCCAATAACGATCCGGAAGGTGGAATTATTTATGCCTACCGTGTGCATGACCCAGAGCGTTATGGAGTAGTGGAATTTAATACGGAAGGAAAGGCAATAAGTATTGAAGAAAAACCCGAAACTCCTAAGTCCAATTACGCCGTCCCAGGTATCTACTTTTACGATAATGAAGTAGTGGAGATCGCTAAAAATATAGCCCCAAGCCATAGGGGAGAATTGGAAATTACCGATGTCAACAAGGTATATTTAGAACGCAATAAATTAAGCGTAAGCATTTTAGACCGAGGAACGGCTTGGTTAGATACAGGCACCTTTGCATCTCTAATGCAGGCCTCCCAGTTTGTAGAGGTCATAGAAGAGCGTCAGGGACTTAAAATAGGAGCCATAGAGGCCGCAGCATATGAAATGGGGTACATCAACAAGCTACAGTTTAAAGCGCTAGCAGAACCCCTTATGAAAAGTGGATACGGGAAAAATTTATTGGGAATATTGAACAACAATTAA
- the rfbC gene encoding dTDP-4-dehydrorhamnose 3,5-epimerase, producing MKVTETKLKGCFVIEPAVFRDDRGYFFESFNAKNLNDALGKEVNFVQDNQSYSNRGVVRAIHYQTGKYAQAKLVRVLKGTVLDVAVDLRQDSLTFGQHIAIELSAENNKQVFIPRGFGHGFSVLSETAEFFYKCDNFYNKASEGGVIYNDPGLDIDWQIPLDEIKISDKDLELPSLENARLLWEI from the coding sequence ATGAAAGTTACAGAGACTAAACTTAAAGGCTGTTTTGTTATAGAACCAGCTGTATTTAGGGATGATAGGGGATATTTTTTTGAAAGTTTTAACGCCAAAAATCTCAATGACGCTCTAGGAAAAGAAGTGAATTTTGTTCAGGATAATCAATCTTACTCCAACAGGGGAGTCGTAAGAGCAATACACTATCAGACTGGGAAGTATGCCCAAGCCAAATTGGTACGTGTCCTTAAAGGAACGGTATTGGATGTTGCCGTTGACCTAAGACAGGATTCACTAACCTTCGGACAGCATATTGCTATAGAATTGTCTGCTGAAAATAATAAACAGGTCTTTATACCAAGAGGATTTGGACATGGATTTTCTGTTTTAAGTGAGACCGCTGAATTCTTTTATAAATGTGATAATTTTTATAACAAGGCTTCCGAAGGAGGTGTTATCTACAATGATCCAGGCTTGGATATAGATTGGCAAATACCACTTGATGAAATTAAAATATCCGATAAGGATTTAGAACTCCCTAGTTTAGAAAATGCAAGATTGCTATGGGAGATTTAA